A region from the Pseudomonas sp. Teo4 genome encodes:
- a CDS encoding DUF3077 domain-containing protein produces MNDELKIVTTAGEETFDLFRLQPGVPFDHAFSQLSVLLGCIRHLTTEAEMENDRKAGSAARILSEMAKALIDDLELGMSKSR; encoded by the coding sequence ATGAACGACGAACTGAAAATCGTGACCACCGCCGGAGAAGAAACCTTCGACCTGTTTCGCCTGCAACCCGGCGTGCCCTTCGACCATGCCTTCAGCCAACTGTCAGTGCTGCTCGGCTGCATCCGCCACCTGACCACCGAAGCTGAAATGGAAAATGACCGCAAGGCTGGCAGCGCGGCGCGGATTCTCAGCGAGATGGCCAAAGCGCTGATTGATGATCTGGAGCTTGGGATGAGCAAATCTCGTTGA
- a CDS encoding FAD-binding and (Fe-S)-binding domain-containing protein: MSLPAAFLRDAERLIPAERRFDDPTSTLAFGTDASFYRLIPKLVVRVESEDEVVGLLHLAQRERVPVTFRAAGTSLSGQAISDSVLIVLGDNWNGREIRGQGEQIRLQPGVIGAQANAWLAPFGRKIGPDPASINACKIGGIVANNASGMCCGTAQNTYHTLAGMRLVLADGTRLDSEDPASIAAFEKSHAGLLEALARLGRETRANTELADRIRHKYRLKNTTGLSLNALVDYDQPLDILQHLLVGSEGTLGFISAVTYDTVPDHPHKASALLVFPSVESCCRAVTVLKRQPVSAVELLDRRSLRSVQNMPGMPLWVKDLSDNACALLIECRAASQSLLHEQLQQVMASIAEFPLEQQVDFSEDPAVYNQLWKIRKDTFPAVGAVRQTGTTVIIEDVTFPIEQLAEGVNRLIQLFDKHHYDEAIIFGHALEGNLHFVFTQGFNSAEEVARYQAFMDDVAQLVAVEFGGSLKAEHGTGRNMAPFVELEWGQDAYQLMWALKRLLDPNGILNPDVVLSEDPDIHLKHLKPLPAADEIVDKCIECGFCEPVCPSKGLTLSPRQRIVMWRDIQAKKRAGVDTRELLQTYQYQGIDTCAATGLCAQRCPVGINTGELVKKLRSQAAEHVKTADWLAEHFHTALGGARLTLTAANTARKLLGAPRLSRLTSALSKASKGRLPQWTPAMPQPLRSLNFGPASSDARPRVVYLAACVSRVMGPAYSDHEQSSLLDKTRALLEKAGYQVIFPDNADSLCCGQPFASKGYPEQAEHKRQELINALLHASRGGLDPIYCDTSPCTLRLVQDLGETRLDLYDPVRFIRTHLVDKLEFTPQEAPVAVHVTCSTQHLGESQALIDLARRCSKQVVIPEGIHCCGFAGDKGFTTPELNAHSLRSLKDAVQYCSEGISTSRTCEIGLSSHSGIDYHGLVYLVDRVTRPRTH, from the coding sequence ATGAGCCTGCCCGCCGCGTTCCTGCGTGATGCCGAGCGCCTGATTCCCGCCGAACGCCGTTTCGACGACCCGACCTCCACCCTGGCCTTCGGCACCGATGCCAGCTTCTACCGACTTATCCCCAAGCTGGTAGTGCGCGTCGAGTCGGAGGACGAAGTGGTCGGCCTGCTGCACCTGGCCCAGCGCGAACGCGTGCCGGTCACCTTCCGCGCGGCGGGCACCAGCCTGTCGGGCCAGGCCATCAGCGACTCGGTGCTGATCGTTCTTGGCGATAATTGGAACGGTCGTGAAATCCGCGGCCAGGGCGAGCAGATCCGCCTGCAACCCGGCGTCATCGGCGCCCAGGCCAACGCCTGGCTGGCGCCTTTTGGCCGCAAGATCGGCCCAGACCCGGCCTCGATCAACGCCTGCAAGATCGGCGGCATCGTCGCCAACAACGCCAGTGGCATGTGCTGCGGCACGGCCCAGAACACCTACCACACCTTGGCCGGCATGCGCCTGGTGCTGGCCGACGGCACGCGCCTGGACAGCGAAGACCCCGCCAGCATCGCAGCCTTTGAGAAAAGCCACGCCGGCCTACTCGAAGCACTGGCCCGCCTTGGCCGGGAAACCCGCGCCAACACCGAACTGGCCGACCGCATTCGCCACAAGTACCGGCTGAAAAACACCACAGGTCTGTCGCTGAATGCGCTGGTGGACTACGACCAACCGCTGGATATCCTGCAGCACCTGCTGGTCGGCTCCGAAGGCACCCTGGGCTTCATCAGCGCCGTCACCTACGACACCGTACCGGACCACCCGCACAAAGCCAGCGCCCTGCTGGTGTTCCCCAGCGTGGAAAGCTGCTGCCGCGCGGTGACCGTGCTCAAGCGCCAGCCTGTTTCTGCCGTCGAACTGCTCGACCGCCGCAGCCTGCGCTCGGTGCAGAACATGCCAGGTATGCCGCTGTGGGTAAAAGACCTGTCAGATAACGCCTGCGCGCTGCTCATCGAGTGTCGCGCTGCCAGCCAGAGCCTGCTGCACGAACAACTGCAACAGGTGATGGCCTCCATCGCCGAGTTCCCGCTGGAGCAACAGGTCGACTTCAGCGAAGACCCTGCGGTGTACAACCAGCTGTGGAAAATCCGCAAGGACACCTTCCCCGCCGTCGGCGCCGTGCGCCAGACCGGCACCACCGTGATCATCGAAGACGTGACCTTCCCCATCGAGCAACTGGCCGAAGGCGTCAACCGCCTGATCCAGCTGTTCGACAAGCACCACTACGACGAAGCGATCATTTTCGGCCATGCCCTGGAAGGCAACCTGCACTTCGTCTTCACCCAGGGCTTTAACAGCGCCGAGGAAGTGGCGCGCTACCAGGCCTTCATGGATGACGTGGCACAGCTGGTGGCGGTGGAGTTCGGCGGCTCGCTGAAGGCCGAGCACGGCACTGGCCGCAACATGGCGCCCTTCGTCGAACTGGAGTGGGGCCAGGATGCCTACCAGTTGATGTGGGCCCTCAAACGCCTGCTCGACCCCAACGGCATCCTCAACCCCGATGTGGTGCTGAGCGAAGACCCAGACATTCACCTCAAGCACCTCAAGCCACTGCCTGCGGCCGACGAGATCGTCGACAAGTGCATCGAGTGCGGCTTCTGCGAGCCGGTGTGCCCGTCCAAGGGGCTGACCCTGAGCCCCCGCCAGCGCATCGTCATGTGGCGCGATATTCAGGCCAAAAAGCGTGCGGGCGTCGACACCCGAGAACTGCTGCAAACCTACCAGTACCAGGGCATCGACACCTGCGCCGCCACCGGCCTGTGCGCCCAGCGCTGCCCGGTTGGCATCAACACCGGTGAGCTGGTGAAGAAGTTGCGCAGCCAGGCCGCCGAGCATGTGAAGACCGCCGACTGGCTGGCCGAGCATTTCCATACCGCGCTGGGCGGCGCCCGCCTGACCCTTACCGCTGCCAACACGGCCCGCAAGCTGCTCGGCGCCCCACGCCTGAGTCGCCTCACGTCCGCCTTGAGCAAAGCCAGTAAAGGCCGCCTGCCGCAGTGGACCCCCGCCATGCCGCAGCCCTTGCGCAGCCTGAACTTCGGCCCCGCCAGCAGCGACGCCCGCCCCCGGGTGGTGTACCTGGCCGCCTGCGTGTCCCGCGTGATGGGCCCGGCCTACAGCGACCACGAGCAAAGTTCGCTGCTCGACAAAACCCGCGCTTTGCTTGAGAAAGCCGGCTACCAGGTGATTTTCCCGGACAACGCCGACAGCCTCTGCTGCGGCCAGCCGTTCGCCTCCAAAGGCTACCCCGAACAGGCCGAGCACAAGCGCCAGGAACTGATCAATGCGCTGCTGCACGCCAGCCGCGGCGGCCTCGACCCCATCTACTGCGACACCAGCCCGTGCACCTTGCGCCTGGTGCAAGACCTGGGCGAAACCCGGCTTGACCTGTACGACCCGGTGCGCTTCATCCGCACACATTTGGTGGACAAGCTGGAGTTCACACCGCAAGAAGCGCCAGTGGCTGTTCACGTAACGTGTAGCACCCAGCACTTAGGGGAGAGCCAGGCGCTGATTGATTTGGCCCGGCGTTGCAGCAAACAGGTGGTGATTCCCGAAGGCATTCATTGTTGTGGGTTTGCAGGCGACAAGGGCTTTACCACGCCCGAGCTCAATGCCCACTCGCTGCGCAGCCTGAAGGATGCGGTGCAGTATTGCAGCGAAGGCATTTCCACCAGCCGCACCTGCGAAATCGGGTTGTCCAGCCACAGTGGCATCGACTACCACGGGCTGGTTTACCTGGTAGACCGCGTGACTCGACCGCGCACTCACTAA